One Salvia splendens isolate huo1 chromosome 12, SspV2, whole genome shotgun sequence genomic window carries:
- the LOC121759343 gene encoding Golgi apparatus membrane protein-like protein ECHIDNA isoform X1 — translation MDLNPPQGENYAHPQICFFHVLFKGAALAFYILSALFVDNFVIIFVVTVLLAALDFWVVKNVSGRILVGLRWWNEINDDGESVWKFECLDQESMARMNKKDSWLFWWTLYITAVAWIFFAIFSLIRFQADYLLVVGVCLTLSIANIIGFTKCRKGSSTMDAYLKCWILQFYFSDLSTTVFTCFLYECAHSSA, via the exons ATGGATCTTAATCCA CCTCAAGGGGAGAATTATGCTCATCCACAAATATGCTTCTTCCATGTGCTTTTCAAG GGTGCTGCCTTGGCCTTTTATATTCTTTCAGCCCTATTTGTGGATAATTTTGTCATCATATTTGTGGTCACTGTACTTCTAGCTGCACTTGATTTTTGGGTTGTCAAGAATGTAAGCGGTCGCATCTTAGTGGGCCTCAGGTGGTGGAATGAAATCAATGACGACGGTGAGAGTGTATGGAAATTTGAATGCCTTGACCAAGAG TCAATGGCTCGAATGAACAAGAAGGATTCATGGCTGTTCTGGTGGACCTTATACATTACG GCGGTTGCATGGATCTTTTTTGCCATATTCTCATTGATTAGGTTCCAAGCTGATTATCTTCTCGTTGTTGGTGTGTGCTTGACCCTTAGCATTGCTAATATCATCGGCTTCACTAAATGTCGGAAAGGTTCGTCTACGATGGATGCATATCTCAAGTGTTGGATTTTACAATTCTACTTTAGTGACTTGTCCACAACtgtttttacttgctttctgTATGAATGTGCACACTCTTCTGCTTAG
- the LOC121759343 gene encoding Golgi apparatus membrane protein-like protein ECHIDNA isoform X2 → MDLNPPQGENYAHPQICFFHVLFKGAALAFYILSALFVDNFVIIFVVTVLLAALDFWVVKNVSGRILVGLRWWNEINDDGESVWKFECLDQESMARMNKKDSWLFWWTLYITAVAWIFFAIFSLIRFQADYLLVVGVCLTLSIANIIGFTKCRKDAKKQLQQFASQTIASRFQSTIQSAFSVV, encoded by the exons ATGGATCTTAATCCA CCTCAAGGGGAGAATTATGCTCATCCACAAATATGCTTCTTCCATGTGCTTTTCAAG GGTGCTGCCTTGGCCTTTTATATTCTTTCAGCCCTATTTGTGGATAATTTTGTCATCATATTTGTGGTCACTGTACTTCTAGCTGCACTTGATTTTTGGGTTGTCAAGAATGTAAGCGGTCGCATCTTAGTGGGCCTCAGGTGGTGGAATGAAATCAATGACGACGGTGAGAGTGTATGGAAATTTGAATGCCTTGACCAAGAG TCAATGGCTCGAATGAACAAGAAGGATTCATGGCTGTTCTGGTGGACCTTATACATTACG GCGGTTGCATGGATCTTTTTTGCCATATTCTCATTGATTAGGTTCCAAGCTGATTATCTTCTCGTTGTTGGTGTGTGCTTGACCCTTAGCATTGCTAATATCATCGGCTTCACTAAATGTCGGAAAG ATGCTAAGAAGCAGCTTCAGCAATTTGCTTCCCAGACCATTGCTTCTCGTTTCCAGTCTACCATTCAGTCAGCATTTAGTGTCGTTTGA
- the LOC121759342 gene encoding chloroplast stem-loop binding protein of 41 kDa b, chloroplastic, whose protein sequence is MASLVVVQHRQPSSTVLSSSLSDFNGARLTSSVQLRRKVWQPKGALRVSASSAKKILIMGGTRFIGIFLSRLLVKEGHQVTLFTRGKAPIAQQLPGESEADFSDFSSKILHLKGDRQDFDFVKTSLAAEGFDVVYDINGREAVEVEPILDALPNLEQYIYCSSAGVYLKTDYPPHYEVDAVDPKSRHKGKLETESLLASRDVNWTSIRPVYIYGPLNYNPVEEWFFHRLKAGRPIPVPNSGIQITQLGHVKDLATAFIKVLGNPKASREVFNISGDKYVTFDGLARACAKAGGFPEPEIVHYNPKEFDFGKKKPFPFRDQHFFASIDKAKSLLGWTPEFDLVEGLTDSYNLDFGRGTFRKEADFSTDDIILGKSLVLQS, encoded by the exons ATGGCAAGTCTGGTGGTAGTGCAGCACAGACAACCGTCTTCCACCGTCCTGTCTTCTTCTCTATCCGACTTCAACGGCGCAAGACTTACCTCCTCAGTCCAG TTGAGGAGGAAAGTATGGCAGCCGAAAGGAGCATTACGCGTTAGTGCATCGAGTGCCAAGAAAATCCTTATAATGGGGGGCACTCGGTTCATTGGCATATTCTTATCCAGACTCCTCGTCAAAGAAGGCCATCAG GTCACACTTTTCACCAGAGGAAAAGCTCCAATAGCTCAACAGCTGCCCGGTGAATCCGAGGCTGACTTCTCTGATTTCTCCTCCAAG ATATTACACTTGAAGGGAGACAGACAAGACTTTGATTTTGTCAAGACCAGCCTCGCAGCAGAAGGTTTTGATGTTGTATATGACATCAACG GCCGTGAAGCAGTTGAAGTTGAACCTATACTTGATGCTCTACCAAACCTTGAACA GTACATATACTGCTCTTCAGCTGGAGTTTACCTCAAAACTGATTATCCTCCACATTATGAG GTCGATGCAGTTGACCCAAAGAGTAGACACAAGGGCAAGCTCGAGACGGAAAGCTTGCTGGCATCAAGAGATGTGAACTGGACTTCTATAAGGCCAGTCTACATCTATGGGCCATTGAACTACAACCCCGTTGAGGAATGGTTCTTCCACCGCCTGAAAGCAGGCCGTCCCATCCCTGTACCCAACTCAGGCATACAGATCACACAGCTTGGTCATGTCAAG GACCTTGCAACCGCCTTCATCAAGGTGCTTGGCAATCCAAAAGCAAGCAGGGAAGTTTTCAACATCTCTGGAGATAAATATGTCACCTTTGATGGTCTAGCAAGGGCATGTGCTAAG GCTGGTGGATTCCCTGAGCCTGAGATAGTTCACTACAACCCTAAAGAGTTTGATTTCGGCAAGAAGAAGCCATTCCCTTTCCGGGACCAG CATTTCTTTGCATCGATTGACAAGGCGAAGAGCTTGCTGGGATGGACGCCAGAGTTCGATCTGGTGGAAGGTCTTACAGATTCCTACAACCTAGACTTTGGCAGAGGGACATTCAGGAAAGAAGCTGATTTCTCAACTGATGACATTATTCTGGGAAAGTCTCTTGTTCTTCAGTCCTAG